Below is a window of Planococcus rifietoensis DNA.
GACGAGTTTCTTGTCGGGAATGAAGCTCAAGTAAATTGTCGCGAAATCGGGCTGGCCGGTTTGCGGGCACAGCGAGGTGAATTCCGGGCAATTGAATTTAACGAAGTAATCGCGCGTGTGGAGATTGTCGATCGCTTCTAGAATGCCTGGGTCGTATTCGAATTTGTAGCGCGTGTTCTGGTTGCCGAGCAAAGACAAATGCTCGAGTGTTTCTTCATTTCTTCCTGCCATGTGAGTGGCCTCCTTATATTCGGCCGGCTGGGGGAGAGCTATAAAAAATTCGGACAAACGAAAAGCCGAATCGCATGTGGATTCGGCTTGATTTCAAAATCCATAGTTTTTTATAGAGGGTGGAATGCTATGAACCTCTCCCGTTGCCGGGTTATTTAATTTCCTGCCTTATCGTATAAGATAGGGGCGGTTCTGTCAATTGTTGGTTTGTTATGGCTTAGAGTCTGCAATTTGCGGGTCATACGTTTTGATGCATGATAAAGAGTGAGTAGAAAAGCTTCCGCTTCTCGACTTCGTTTCAGGGGGGCTGCTTTCCGAGGGGCGGGTGTTGAGCCAATGTACGGCAAAGAGCGCCGTACATTTGTCTCGCCAGCCCGCGCGGTCCCTCAGGAGTCAGCCCCCCTTCCACTCCGTCTTTAGTTTTAGAGTGGAAGAGCATTTCTTCATTCTACTTGATAAAAGATGTGAAAATGTGTCGGGCTTTATAGCTCAAGTCATCTTGATTAATAAAGATGTAATTGTAAATTCTATTCCGATTATAAACTTTCTATTCAAGCATCTTAAACCTAGACGCCACATCCCAGGAAGCGATTCCCCCACTAGCCGGCAACCGATTATAGAAGCAGAGCTATCTAATCATGCTCCACACATTGAAATCTCTAAGCCGCCAAGCGCCACGGGTGAGCCGACGCCGTAAGACAGGCGTCCTTCCTGGCTTATGGCAAGAGGCCAATCCAAAGCAGGGCGGCGACTACTAAACTGAAGCACAAATAGAATTACGGAACAATGAGACAAGCAACCCCTCGCTATCTTCTCACACGCTCGATCTGGGAAGCGATTCCCCCGCTAGCCGGCAACTTTATATAGAAGCAGATCAATTTAATCATGCTCGATACATTGAAATCTTTAAGCCGCCCAGCGCCACGGGTGAGCCGACGCAGTAAGACAAGTGTTCTTCTTGGCTTACTGCCAAAGGCCAACCCAAAGCAGGGCGGCGAATACCAACATGAAGCTCAACTAATGAACAGGAATGATTCCACAAGCAAACCCTAACTATCTTCTTTTCCAGCAAATAAAAAAAGCTAGAGACAGAATCTCTAGCCTTTCATTATTAATGGAATGGGCACCCTGATTGAACAGTTGTGTTCTTCTGTTCGTGATAGAACACATTGTCTGGGCGGTTTTTCAGTTTTTGCACGTCTTTTAAGATTAAGCGGCTTTTTGGCATAGTTGGCATGCGGGACATGTCGTAGGACAAGTCTTGTTCAGGCACGCTGTATTTCAAGTTCTCCGCAAAATATTTGAAGATTGATTGCATATACATGACCGTCATCCATTCGCCTGCGCAGCGGTGTCCGGTATGGTGGTCGCCGCCTCCTTGCGGAATGAAAGAAAATGGGCTGCCGTTCCATGTGCTGAAACGTTCTGGGATGAATTCATCAGCGTTGTCCCAAGAATCCGGGTGATGGTTCGTGCCATAAAGGTCCAGAATGACGCGCATGTCTTTTTTGAAGTGAACGCCGTTCCAGTTGAAATCTTTTTTGGAGATCGCTGCCATGACCGGTGCGAACGGATAATAACGGCGCACTTCCTGGGCGAAATTGTGGCTGTAATTGTTTTCGTCTGCTTGGAGTTTGCCACGCGTGACTGGGTTTTCGTGCATCGCCATGACGCCGAAGACGATAAAGTAAGCTGTAGCAATCATCGGGCGGTAGGCGTTATTCAAGTCGACAGCTGCCGTCTCGAGGTCGAGCAGCTTGCCGTTCGGTGTCCGGTGGTGGGCGACTATATACGCTGCCGTATAGGCCGGCGGATTGTATTCGCCTTTGCGGATTTGCTTGATGATTTTTTTCAGCCAGTCTTCGTGCGCATTGCGCGCTTTCATGCCTTCAAGGTAGCGTCCTTCAGTAAGGCCGAATGAATCGACCATCGTCACGAGTTCCCATGTGCGCTGCTTGACTTCGCTTTCTTTCATCGGCAAACCAGCCCAGTGGATCATGGAGCGCGTGAAGATTTCTTCGATTTCATCCAATAGGACAACTTCGTCCATCTGCTCCCATTGTTCGGCCTTTGTTTCAAGTTCTTGGATTACCATGCGTTTGGCATCTTCTAAACGTTCAGGTGTCATCATCGACAGGAACATGCGCTTTTGTTGGTGATGGTCTTCGCCGTCGCGGCCGTGGACCGCACCTCGCCCGAATAGCGTTTGCTCAAGCGGAAGCGGCGCTGCGCCGCTGCGCTTGAAATAATCATTATTGTAGAACAGTTCAGCCGCTTCTTCGCCGGCCATGCACACTACCTTTTTCCCGAGCAGGCGGGTTTCAAAAATATCCGAACCCAGCTCTTTGCGGCGGCCAGGCAGGAAATCAAATCCTTCTCCGAGAAGGGATAGGGTATTGTCCAATTCTTTTGCTTTCGGGATCGGGTGCTTCACTTTCATGTAACGTCAGCTCCTTCAGTATGTTCAATGCAGGCACTTAACCTGTTTAAGTTGAAAAGTCATTGTAGGAAACCATACCCTTTTGGCGCTTCGGTAAACGCTTCCCGGATTTCTGGATGGCGCGTATCAAAAAACTGGAGTAGGCGTTTTTTCATGGTACACTTAAAGCAAAAGATAGGCTGAAAGGAGCGGCAAGGATGACAAATGGATTCGGCGGCTTATCCCGCCAGGCACTCGATTGGGTCGAGTCGAAATGGCAAGGCGCTGTGCTAGAAGAAGCTGTTCCCTTAGAAGGCGGGACTTCTTCACTGCTTTACGAAATTCGCGCAAGCAAAGACGGAGAGCAGCAGAGTGTCGTTTTGCGGCTTCACCATAAAGGGGAGTGGCTAGACCAGGAACCGGACTTGGCGAGGCATGAAGCGATGAGCCTGGAGCTTGCAGAAAAATCGGGCATTGCCGCTCCGCGTATTTTGGCGTTTGACGAAAGCGGTGAAGCGTGCGGCATGCCGGCTGTACTGATGACGAAAGTTCCGGGAGCGGTCATCTTGCCTCCTGCGTACGATGCGGCTTGGCTTGACGGGCTTGCTGGAACACTCGCGGAAATACACCGCCACAAAGCAGAAGGCTTTCCTTATGAATATTTTGCCTATAACGATGCTAGACGCCTCGAGCGGCCGAAATGGTCGCGCGTGGAAGGCGATTGGATGCGCGCATTCTATATTGTGGCTGCAGGCGGGCCACCGGTTGAATATTGCTTGATTCATCGCGATTATCACCCGGGAAATATTCTATGGGAAGAGGGGCGTGTCAGCAGCGTCGTCGATTGGGTGAATACATGCCGGGGGCCTGCGGGTGTCGATGTTGGGCATTGCCGTGTCAACTTAGCGCAGCTTTACGGCACACGCATCGCCAACGAATTTTTGGATGCTTACGAACGCCATGCCGGTGAATCGTTTGTGTACGATCCATATTGGGATTTGCTGTCACTGATCGATACCTTGGATGGCAAGCCGGCAGTCTACCCTGGATGGAAGACGTTTGGCATGGCCGGTTTATCCGATGAATTGGTCCGTTACCGCTTGGATGAGTATTTGATGAGCTTGATGGACCGCTTCGATGATTTCTAAGCTATGCCCCTGAGGTTTGATTTCTCCGAGAAAGGCAATATATATAGCACAAGCGAGTATTTGGAGGAGGAGTCATAATGACGGACGAACAGCAAAAGAACTTGAAGCAAGAACTCGAAGCGCAATTGAAATCGCTCGAGGAACGGATGGAACAAACAGAGGAATTCGAAACTAGCGAACTATCCAATTACGATAATCACCCGGGCGATAACGCCACTGATCTGTATGACCAGGAACGCGGGATGGCGATGGAGCAGTTCAAGGAAGAAGAGCATGAAGACGTGCTCGCGGCGTTGAAAGCCATTGAAGACGGAACTTACGGCACATGTGCAGTGTGCGGCAAAGACATTCCGTATGAGCGGTTGGAAGCCATGCCGACCGCACTGACTTGCATCGACCACGCCGACCACAGCTTGGATTTGGAAAGCCGCCCATCAGAAGAAGATGTCATCGGCTCGTCGACAGACCGCCCGGCCAAAACGGAAGATAGCCGAATCCGCGATTACGACAACAGCTTTGAAGATGTCGAGAATTTCGGTTCCTCGGATGGCCCTCAAGACCAACCAGGGGAAGACCAGGAAGATTTCTACAAGGACGACGAGGCAGAGGAAGACGAACAATTTAAATAAGCTGGTCCCGGCGCTCGCCGGGGCTTTTTTTAATACAGATAGATGGAAGGGGGATTCGAATGGAAAGCTTGCATAAACAATTTCTAGATTTAGAGAACAGCCATTTGGCGCCGGCTGCCAGGGAGTCGAACCGCAACATGGCAGAAATATTGGATGACGAGTTTTTTGAATTCGGCATCTCCGGCGGGATTTGCCAGCGTTCCGATTTTAACGGAGACTATGCTTTGCAAGAAGATGACTATCACATTTCCCGCTTTGAAGCAAAATCTCTGGGGCCGGAGTCGGTTCTGACAATATATGTCTTGGAGAACCGGACAACAGGGGTATGGAGCCACCGCAGTTCAATATGGAAAAAACGCGCGGACGGTTGGAAGCTATTCTTCCACCAAGGAACGAAGACAGATGGTTTCAAGAAATGGGAATAGGGAAAACGAAAGACAGGCATTAGTTTAAAGGAGGATCATCTATGGAGCATGCGATTGTGTTATTCGATGGAGATTGCAATTTCTGCGATTCCAGCGTTCAGTTCATCATCAATCATGACCCGGCAGGTTATTTTCAATTCGCTTCCCTGCAAAGCGAGATCGGACAGGAGCTTTCCAAAAAGCACAATGTGCCCGACGACGTCGACAGCCTGGTGTTGATTGAAGGCGGCGAAGCGTATGTGAAGTCAGAAGGTGCGCTCAAGATTTCACATCATTTGACGGGGCTTTGGAAATTGGCGTATCACCTACAGCCATTCCCGCGTGTACTTCGTGACGGCGCATACGACGTCATCGCAAAAAACCGCTATAAAGTATTCGGCAAGCTCGACAGCTGCATGCTGCCGCCTCCGCATATCCGCAAGCGTTTTTTGGATCAGTTTTAAATATAAAAAAGGGCGGTTCCAGTTTTTCTGGAACCGCCCTTTTTTTTATGGAACTGTTTTGCTCTTGTTCATTACAGGAAGTTCGAGAAGCGCCAATAATGGGCTGCGATTGGATCGGCCATCCAGGCAAGCCCTTCGCTTTCGGTCTGGTGAAGCGGCTGCCATGCCCCGTCGTCCTCGAGTTTCAAGTAAATCTCGTGATTCGGCGACTGGTCATGGACGCCGATAAAATCATATACGCCGTTCCGGTAAAATGTCGCCGATAGTTCGTAATCGATATTCGGCGATGTCGTCAACGGATTTCCGACGCTGTGGGTGATCAGGATTTCGGTTTTCAGAGGCGTTTCTTCCGTTATTTTGGCACTGACGCCTTCACTCGAAGCGACATCCGCTTTACGGAATTTCCGGCGCCAATTATAGGCGATGCTGGTACCGATATCTTTGTCGAAATCGAACGTGCTCTGTTGTTCCACTAGATTGACAATGGAATTGGTGAGCGAGCGGTAATGCTTGGAGTCTGGATCGAATGTGCGATTATCCCCTTGGAAATAGGGGTTCGGCGATGTCAGGTTTGGATTTTTCAAGACATCATCGGGCAAGAAGGTCAGGTAGCGCAGATGCCATTTCAGCGCCGGCGGCTTGCCCTCGCCTTCCTTGAGCAATTGGTTGAGCGGGGCGATCTTTTTCGACAGCCAGAATTTTTCTACCGCTGCTTGTTCTTGCGACGAACCTAAGTTCAAGGCTCCGAATATATTAGCGGCGAACGATTTGATCTTGCGCAATGGGCTTTCGGTCCGTTCGACTGGGCGCCTTGCACGCACCCAATAGACCACTTCACGGTCTTCCGGCACATCTCGGTCTGTGAATTGGGTCTTGGCGATTTTCGCTACTTGCTCGCCGTCGCGGTAGATGTCGTATTCGTCGATGCCGTCGATTGCGCCCCAAGCAAGTGAGATCCGGTTGTGTGAAACGATGGTCGACAAGACGATTTGCTCCAATTGATTGATGCAATCAGGGTCGCGCTTTTCGGTGCCGGTCAAAAGTTTCAAGGCCGGTACCCAGCTGCCTTGCGGGGTTTGGCGTTCAATCGTGTAACAGAACAATTCACCGGCGCTTAAGCCTTCCTCGTGAAATGATGCTTGGGTGCCTGTATAGACGATCTCTCCGTCTTTTTTTATCCGTGAAACTTCATCTGTCGGGGTCCAGCTGAAAGAAATCATGCTATCGGTTTGTTCCAATAATTCAATGTCCCATTCTTTGTTCATGGATGAGCCTCCTTTCGCTTGTGCTAAGGTATACCCGATATTTGGAAATAATGAACATGCTAAAAAAACTGTTTTTGTTACACAATTTAAACATTTCAGATATTAAAGAGCGCTATAATGAAGGAAGATAAAAGTATTGGCGTCATTTTCGGTTCAAGCATAAGTGGGAAAGGGGAGATGGCTGAATGGTGAGAGGAAATCTGGAGAAAATAAGGGATTTCAGTGATTTCGATGAAGCGGCTTCATATATTCTCCAAATTCTCAGCAAGCAAGCAGGCATGAACAGCTTCTATATCGCAAAGCAGGAGGGCGGCGTCCAAAAGATCGTCAAGGTACATAATACGAAGCACCATTTAATTGAAGAAGGCGAAGCATCCCCGCTGCCATGCATGTTGTCGGCTTTGAGCGTCGAGCATGGCGCACAGGCATTGATCATTGAACATATCGGAGAGCATGAATTGACACGATCTCTAGGAATTGCGGATGGATTCGAAGCAGGTTGTTTTATCGGCGTGCCAATTTTTTATGAGGACGGCTCAAGCTATGGCACCGTTTGCGGTCTCGACGATGGCCCATGCGAGCTGTCGGCGGATTTGCCGTTCATTTTTGAAACCCTCGCTACTTTATTGACGTACGTCTTGGAACTGGAACGGGCATACGGGGAAATTGAATCGCTGGCTGCGCCGATGGTCCCCATTGTCGGGAAAGTGGCAATTTTGCCGATCATCGGCGAAGTCAGGGCATTGAGGGCACAGGCGATCATCGACCATGCCATGCACGGTTGTGCAGAGAAAGGCATCGAAGTACTGGTGATCGATGTATCCGGTGTATCGCAGATCAACTCACAAGTCGGTGAATATTTATTGAAACTCGTGAAGGTGTTGGGCTTGATCGGCGTCCAGCCGGTCGTGACAGGCATCCAGCCTTTTATGGCGTTGAAAGTCCCCCATTTCGCCGAGGCCTTGAAAGGAACGATGATCGAAGCGAATCTTGAGACGGCGCTCAAGCGGCTCGGGTTTAGCTTCGAAAAAAATTGAAATGCTCTATTTTGCCGATGCCGCCTATCTTCCGGCCATAAAAAGGCCATTTCCTTTAAATCAGGAAATGGCCTTTTGTTAGTCTTCTTTATCGAAAAAAACATGTTTGAGCTCCCAAGTATCACTGATTTCAAGCAGCCCAAATGAGTATTGCGGTTCACGGCGTTTATCGGTCGGTGAGCCGGGGTTGAATAAAGTCAGGCCGTCCGTTTCACGCATGAGCGGCTGATGGGAATGGCCAAAAACAATGATGTCGACGTTTTCGCCTTCAAAACTATCAAGAGCCCGCTGTTCGGTCGTTTTGCGTATGCCATCTCCGTGGACAACGCCGATTTTCAAGTCGCCGAATGTGAAAATCTTTTTCCGCCCGAAACGGTCTACGATGTCCCAAGGGTCAACATTGCCGGCCACGCCATCCGTTTCAGCATAAGCTGATAATTCATGGTAGACATCAAGTATTTGCCAGTCGCCGGCATGGATGATGAAGTCGGCTCCATCACAGGCGTCGACA
It encodes the following:
- a CDS encoding STAS domain-containing protein, producing the protein MVRGNLEKIRDFSDFDEAASYILQILSKQAGMNSFYIAKQEGGVQKIVKVHNTKHHLIEEGEASPLPCMLSALSVEHGAQALIIEHIGEHELTRSLGIADGFEAGCFIGVPIFYEDGSSYGTVCGLDDGPCELSADLPFIFETLATLLTYVLELERAYGEIESLAAPMVPIVGKVAILPIIGEVRALRAQAIIDHAMHGCAEKGIEVLVIDVSGVSQINSQVGEYLLKLVKVLGLIGVQPVVTGIQPFMALKVPHFAEALKGTMIEANLETALKRLGFSFEKN
- a CDS encoding TraR/DksA C4-type zinc finger protein, whose product is MTDEQQKNLKQELEAQLKSLEERMEQTEEFETSELSNYDNHPGDNATDLYDQERGMAMEQFKEEEHEDVLAALKAIEDGTYGTCAVCGKDIPYERLEAMPTALTCIDHADHSLDLESRPSEEDVIGSSTDRPAKTEDSRIRDYDNSFEDVENFGSSDGPQDQPGEDQEDFYKDDEAEEDEQFK
- a CDS encoding cytochrome P450, giving the protein MKVKHPIPKAKELDNTLSLLGEGFDFLPGRRKELGSDIFETRLLGKKVVCMAGEEAAELFYNNDYFKRSGAAPLPLEQTLFGRGAVHGRDGEDHHQQKRMFLSMMTPERLEDAKRMVIQELETKAEQWEQMDEVVLLDEIEEIFTRSMIHWAGLPMKESEVKQRTWELVTMVDSFGLTEGRYLEGMKARNAHEDWLKKIIKQIRKGEYNPPAYTAAYIVAHHRTPNGKLLDLETAAVDLNNAYRPMIATAYFIVFGVMAMHENPVTRGKLQADENNYSHNFAQEVRRYYPFAPVMAAISKKDFNWNGVHFKKDMRVILDLYGTNHHPDSWDNADEFIPERFSTWNGSPFSFIPQGGGDHHTGHRCAGEWMTVMYMQSIFKYFAENLKYSVPEQDLSYDMSRMPTMPKSRLILKDVQKLKNRPDNVFYHEQKNTTVQSGCPFH
- a CDS encoding thiol-disulfide oxidoreductase DCC family protein, with translation MEHAIVLFDGDCNFCDSSVQFIINHDPAGYFQFASLQSEIGQELSKKHNVPDDVDSLVLIEGGEAYVKSEGALKISHHLTGLWKLAYHLQPFPRVLRDGAYDVIAKNRYKVFGKLDSCMLPPPHIRKRFLDQF
- a CDS encoding metallophosphoesterase family protein — encoded protein: MKKIVIVSDTHIPNRGKKLPQPLVDACDGADFIIHAGDWQILDVYHELSAYAETDGVAGNVDPWDIVDRFGRKKIFTFGDLKIGVVHGDGIRKTTEQRALDSFEGENVDIIVFGHSHQPLMRETDGLTLFNPGSPTDKRREPQYSFGLLEISDTWELKHVFFDKED
- a CDS encoding phosphotransferase family protein; the protein is MTNGFGGLSRQALDWVESKWQGAVLEEAVPLEGGTSSLLYEIRASKDGEQQSVVLRLHHKGEWLDQEPDLARHEAMSLELAEKSGIAAPRILAFDESGEACGMPAVLMTKVPGAVILPPAYDAAWLDGLAGTLAEIHRHKAEGFPYEYFAYNDARRLERPKWSRVEGDWMRAFYIVAAGGPPVEYCLIHRDYHPGNILWEEGRVSSVVDWVNTCRGPAGVDVGHCRVNLAQLYGTRIANEFLDAYERHAGESFVYDPYWDLLSLIDTLDGKPAVYPGWKTFGMAGLSDELVRYRLDEYLMSLMDRFDDF
- a CDS encoding DUF4440 domain-containing protein, whose protein sequence is MESLHKQFLDLENSHLAPAARESNRNMAEILDDEFFEFGISGGICQRSDFNGDYALQEDDYHISRFEAKSLGPESVLTIYVLENRTTGVWSHRSSIWKKRADGWKLFFHQGTKTDGFKKWE